One window of the Actinomyces procaprae genome contains the following:
- the prmC gene encoding peptide chain release factor N(5)-glutamine methyltransferase: MTELDCYALRRLVREAGQALARAGVASPDADARQLAEHLLGGPVLLADGAPEGFAAAYEALVERRAAREPLQHILGTMWFRGLELTCRPGVFIVRPETEVVAGAAIEAARAVAAEEGRGPVVVDLCTGSGAIAAAVAVEVPMARVWAVETAPAAVALARENSEHLAPGKVAIIRGDASDPAVLAELDGRVDVVVSNPPYVPAGAVEDLETERHDPDLALYGGGGDGLCLPRAVVERAGALLRPGGVLVMEHDPSQAAPLRAASREAGFAKATTGVDLTGRGRFLRAVR, translated from the coding sequence GTGACCGAGTTGGACTGCTACGCGCTGCGGCGGCTCGTGCGTGAGGCGGGGCAGGCGCTGGCCCGGGCGGGGGTCGCCTCGCCGGACGCCGACGCCCGGCAACTGGCCGAGCACCTGCTGGGTGGGCCGGTGCTGCTCGCCGACGGCGCCCCGGAGGGCTTTGCCGCCGCATACGAGGCATTGGTGGAGCGCCGGGCCGCCCGCGAGCCGCTGCAGCACATCCTGGGCACGATGTGGTTCCGGGGGCTGGAGCTCACCTGCCGACCCGGCGTGTTCATCGTCCGCCCCGAGACCGAAGTTGTGGCCGGGGCGGCGATCGAGGCCGCCCGCGCCGTTGCCGCGGAGGAAGGGCGCGGCCCCGTGGTCGTGGACCTGTGCACCGGCTCGGGCGCCATCGCCGCCGCGGTCGCCGTGGAGGTTCCCATGGCCCGCGTGTGGGCGGTTGAAACAGCCCCCGCCGCCGTCGCACTGGCGCGCGAGAACAGCGAGCACCTCGCGCCGGGAAAGGTGGCGATCATTCGCGGCGACGCCAGTGACCCGGCCGTGCTCGCAGAACTGGACGGGCGAGTCGATGTGGTCGTCTCGAACCCGCCGTACGTGCCCGCGGGAGCGGTGGAGGATCTGGAGACCGAGCGGCATGACCCGGACCTGGCCCTGTACGGCGGGGGAGGGGACGGCTTGTGCCTGCCGCGCGCCGTCGTCGAGCGGGCCGGGGCGTTGCTGCGTCCCGGTGGGGTGCTGGTCATGGAACACGACCCCAGCCAGGCCGCGCCGTTGCGGGCCGCCTCCCGGGAGGCCGGATTCGCCAAAGCCACCACCGGAGTGGACCTGACCGGGCGGGGCCGCTTCCTGCGGGCGGTACGGTAG